Below is a window of Nicotiana tabacum cultivar K326 chromosome 19, ASM71507v2, whole genome shotgun sequence DNA.
AATGAGGTATCTGCATATCACAACGAACGTATGTGTTACACATTCtacaaaaaaatgaatttttgagtgtCAGTTGTGGACACGTCGATGAATCCTAATGTCAAATTGGTGCTAGGAGAGGCGAAGCCTTTTCAGATGTCGGGAGATATCGTCTTTTAGTTTAGCTTACAGTTAACCCAATTCGATACTTCTGCtttcctgtgagtgttgtaagttAGATTCTAAATTCTTTAACTAAGACCTCTTTGGGATGCGGTAATTCAATTTATGAAGTACCTTGGGAGTGTCGTGGGAGAGGTTATGCCTCGAGGAGAAGCTTACATATTAGTATAGAGATCATACTGAAATAGTTGGATATATTGATGCTAATTGTGTCGGTGCTACCTTAGACACCATGTACATGATAGGTTATTATGTATTGTTCGGAGGAAATGTGATTCTTGAAgtagtaaaataaaaaaataaaatgtggtTGCTCGATTAAGTGTTGGAGCAGAGTACAGTGCCACGGCCTTAGCTACTTGCAAATGTTTTTGGTTGAAGCAGCTATTTGATGAGTTAGGAGGAGCAATCTTATCCTATGAAGTTATATTGTGATAACCTGACAGGTTTACACAACATCATGAGATCCAATTTTTCATGAGAGTACTAAACACAGTGAAGTAGATTGTCACTACGTTCGGAAAAATTGCTATCTCGGGATATTGTGATAGCTTGTTTGTTGAAATGATCAATTGACAGGACTAACCATTGAAGTTGCTTGTCACTTTGTTCGAGAAAAATTGCAATCCTGGGGTATTGTGATAGCATTTGTTAGTTCAAATGATCGATTGACAGATATTTTCACTGATCTCTCACAAGTCCTACATGACATATATACTCTTGCTTGAGGGATACATATTAAATGTAAGTATCAAGTATATTTATCATTTAAAAAGAAATCATTTCAAAACGTATAGTTAGGACTAAAGTGTAGACAATCTCACAAGTCCTACATGACATATATACTCGTGCTTGAGGGATGAGTATTAAATGTAAATATCAAGTATATTTATcatttaaaaaattcatttcaaaaAGTATAGTACGAGTTAAAGCTAAATTGTAGACAATGTTTCTGATGTTCCACTTTTTAATTTTACTTTACCTAATATATGTTTGGTGTGTAGAATTCAACTTTTAACACAATTGTTCTCCCAAACTCTTTGCTTTACACCGCTCAAGAGCAGATTTTGGGGTCTTGTCTCATTGCAGACTCCAAAATGTCTTCATATAAGCCTTCATTTATAGATCTTTTGACAGCAAAAACTTCGGAAGACTCGCAATATACTAAGTTTTGAGGTGATAATTTTGTCTTTTTAGTTTTACATTTGTTGGATTCACGTTTAATAGGCAAGTACATTGTGGAATGTTAATCTCATCATTTCCAAAAATGCGATCATTGGCCATATTTGGCAGttgattttataaataaaaacttTCTTATGAACATTATCCGTAATAAATGAAAAATTTGGGGATGACTTGGTAGAATAGGTTGATGAGGTAGAATTGAGATGAGGTTTATGGTACTTAACTATAGGAATAAGCTTGGAAAAAAAAGGATACGTTGTTCCCAGGCCAATCTTAAGTTTTGCTCTAGAGTTTAAAAAATTATGCTCTTGTCCTCTTCGTAATAGTCTTAAAGAAATTGGTCCGAGGGCTTGGGGAAACTATTTCTTCATAGCTTAACGGGGGtacgtgtcacgaccccaatttccctccgtaggttgtcgtgatgacacctagtctctaagactatgtaagcctaacgCTTACTGAATTAATGACAGAATTTAACCAAAACAACTATTAAACGCGAACCATATATTTCTATGTAAAGCCAACAATCCCAACATGATACAGTATTCCAAAACcggcagtacaagtcataagctctactgagttcactAGAAAATTTTCAAGTACAACTgttccggaatagaaataaactgtacaaaataatttcagaaggtgactctgaggcctgcgaacgcgacgacaagtataccttgaagtctccacagaaATGCCCGatcagctagctaatgatcaacaaattccgacgtacctggatctgaacaaaaatgtgcagaaagcgTAACATGATTACACCAcgacgatacccagtaagtatcaagactaatctcggtggagtagtgacgagggacagtcaagacacctactagtcttaataacctgtacaagtatgaatactaacagggaacaatatcaatataaagctatgcatgataaaaataacaaaacaatactcGCAATAGAAAACTAaaagcaacaattagcaacaaGGGGCACCACAAGTAATAGCGCCGTAGAGTAAGCTGAATATAGTTTAAGTCCGGTGAAACCAAGTAAGGAAAATAAGTAACAACTAAATAAGAACAATCACTTTCacacaagatttattcaagaatttccccgaggtaccacacctcataatcacaaatcacgggtcccaattcacgaaccctaatcacttggcatcttgtggccacattacaaatcacaaccgcacggacaactcacgtgccaataccattaatacctcatatctgcatggacaactccgtgctaagggagtgacaatatctcatatccgcacggacaactcacgtgtcagcaataaccgcacggataactcacgtgccaatagtacaactctcacacataaggcaagtaaatgagaatacatgtaaatggtcaataaACTTCAGGATTCATATTCTTAAACCGATATGAGTGATTacttacgtgtatgcttgtgcaagtgttctatcacaactcgagtcaacaagtaagagcgACGGCAACAAATGGCACATAGGTAACAACGCAACAAAACGTAAAATGcataactcacacaaggtaggcacaccgctacacaaatatcatcaataacaatgctccaggccatcacaagtcatcacaaatcatccccgacatagccccctTGTCTCGTCACGTGCACAtcaataaagtaaatgcctgccttgtctcgccgcacgcgcaaatatcaataataacaatagcacggacaactcacgtgcgaacaccatgacaatcctctcaacaatatcacGTGTGCCAAACCataacacaatataacaactcgcaccacatgtgcccatataccataacatttcctcaaaataattccaataccacaaccacacgtagccctcagctcaacaacactgagtacaacagcaacaacaataacatggGAGTACGGCAAGTGAATCAACACAAGAATTGCAAaacacaaagaaacggaagaacgagctcacaatgaaagacataacaagtaataatggtTTCAAACAAGAATGACTCAACAATGGGAGAGATATTGTGTAACAACGATATCAAATAGGAGTAACTCAACAATGGAAGGGATACTATGTAACAATGATTACAAATACGTATAATTCGACAATAAGAGAGATAACGTGTAACAATAATTCCAAATAGGTACAACTTAAGTGTAAGAGAGATAACATATAACAATGATTCCAATTTGGTACAACTCAATGATAAGAGAGATAACACGTAACAATGATTCCAATTAGGTACAACTCaacgataagagagataacatgtaccAATGATTCCAATTAGGTACAACTCAATGATAAGAGAGATAACACGTAACAATGATTCCAATTAAGTACAACTCAACGATAAGatagataacatgtaacaatgattccaaataaggataagtcaacaatggaagagataacaataacttcaattaaggttgagcaattacggaagagatacatggcaataaaagaggcaacaacttcaattaaggcatataagagtatatttggcaACAAGGGTAGAATATGAatcaaacaacttcaaataagacacgtaagggtaaatttagcaatggaggatttaacatgataagacaacttctttttaatgtacataagaacctaagagtctaagccggtcaaatttccacatataagccgtgtacacactcgtcacctcgtgtacacgtctttcacgtagTTCAAATAGTGCAAACAAACCAATTCCTACAGGGTAGCTCCCCCACACaacgttaggcaagatacttacctcaaaaaccctaaataaatgctcaaaaataacttttcctttacaattcacctccgctcagctcaaatctaaccaaaatcgactcaaatacatcaaataatgcaagagaaatcaattccaataattaaagctacgatctttacacaattcctcaaaagttaacaaaagtcaacccgggacCCGCCCGGTCAAAtcccgggtccaatggtagattatGACTACCCATGacctcacgagttcatatatgtgattagtttaaaaaatcgagtccaaatcgactctcaagaaccaaattcttatttttcaaaaacttgacaaagtttcacaaatttttactttgattcacatgattttgatgttaaaatctaagatatattgatggaatatgattagaatcaatacccaaagtttgtagatgaatccctcttcaaaatcgcctcctaccgattatagggttcaaaatatgaaaacgAGACCAAAAATCCCGCCCCTCAGCTTTTTgtccagtcgcaaatgcgacttggcgaaccccgcaaatgcgaagaaacaatCGCATAAGCAAAGCCCTCCAATTCCTGgtgccatcgcaattgcgatgaaaagtacgcaattgcgaacatggacacatcgcaaatgcgaccaagaagatcgcaaatgtgaaccagCTACCCAGGCCACCCCATCGCAAATACGATCACTGGGATCGCACATGCGAACCTAGCAGACTTTGCCTAATATAGCAAATGTGATCCAAAACTCACAAATGCAAGACCTGAGGCATCTGATCACACCAacaatttccaaactcttccaaacatTCCAAaacgcgtccgaaactcacccgagccctcagggctccaaaccaaacatcaacacaagtctaaaaacatatcatgaactcgctcgcgcgatcaaatcatcaaaataacatccgaaATCACGAATTGGAcctcaaaacacatgaatttaacataaaactcaagaacttctaaaaacacaatcGTGCGTccaattcctatcaaatcaactcggaatgacaccaaactttgcggacaagttccaaatgacaaaacagacTTATTCCAAGTCCCGAAACAGAAATCCAAACCAGTGTTGTCAAAAGCGCGCTTAAGCCCTAAAGCGAGGCACAAAACTTGTTGCGCGCTTCGCATCGCTTAATGGGCGTTTCAGTGttgtcatcaaggctctaaggcatatTTTTCCTTGCCAAGGAGCGTAATCCCGAAGAGGCGAcgctaaacaattgatatttaaCTTTATCGTAATTTCTTTTTCCAATTTCGATGTTCATGTATTTTTTATTCATGCAATAATTATTAGTCTTGGACTATACTTACATATTTGCATTGTTTCTCCCTTTGCGCCTTTTTGCATTAAAGCCCACACTTTattgcgctttgcgcttaaaaCCCCAAtggaccttagagcttttttgtgcttttcgcctttgataataCTGATCCAAACACGATAGCTATgaagtcaacttacggtcaaacttatcaaaattctaagcctttaaattgccaacttcgtgcaaaacaacacaaatcaacctacggacctccgaaatcgattccggacatacgcccaagttcaaaatcacgatacgaacctatcagagccatcaaaacaccgttccggggtcgtttacacaaaaagtcaaacctcggttaacattttcaacttaagcttctaaagtgaGAATCACTCATCCAAATTCATCCTGAAACATCCGAAATTCAAATccgaccatgcacgcaagtcataatacacaatatgaagctactcaagacctcgaACCACTGAACCACAGTACGTGAGTCCAAATCTATTTTTAGGGGCCTTGGTGAGACATTTCAAAATGTTTAAGGGTTACCATATTTATTTACTCAGTTCATTATATTATTACTTAATAAATGGTTCTTCTTTCGGTTGAGGTCtcttcaagtacatcaatgataTGCTCTAGCGAACATGGTCAGGTAGTGAATGGCAGTGTCTTTCTCCTTCCACAAACTGAAGCTTCTATTTTTAGGTGACATTTGTGCCTGACCCTATTTTTTTCAACAAGGACATTTGTCCTGGTCCTTAGTCCCCAGTTTGGTTCCTTCTTTCTGTTCTCTGTACCAATTAAAGGTTGGGTTCAAGTTGGAATGTGAAGTATCTCATATAGACCAAAAGTTGCCACTGGACTCCTTCAATGTCTTGGAAGCATGTTTGATTGTGAATTAATGATtattttgatttctacttcttgTAAAGTGACAAATGAAGATCCCATATACGTTCTCCTTGTAATAAATTTTTCGCTGACATGATTACTTTTGTTGATAGCAGGTACTGGGCACATTGCCTGAGAATTGTTTAATTGGCTTAATCACATTTGGGACCTACGTGCATGTTCATGAGCTGGGGTTTGGGCAGATTCCAAAGGTTTATGTGTTCAAGGGATCAAAGGAAGTTTCTAAAGATCAAGTGTTGGAGCAAATGGGCTTCTTTGCAAATAAGCCTAAACCAATCACAGGTGTCATTGCAGGGGTTAGAGATGGACTTTCACAAGAGAGTATTTCTAGGTTTTTGTTGCCTGCGTCCGAATGCGAGTTTACACTCAATTCGGTATGGTTTCAAGCGCATCTTTTTTGTATGTAAATACTGTTATAGATATGCTGCCCATTTGTCAGAACTCATGATTTAACGTGTAAACGGAAAAAAGGGAATGCAGCTTGTAGGTCTTGTCAAATATTTCTTTTTCACAACGTATATTGCACTTATTAGTGGAAATGAATGTGTTTGAATGCCCAAATAAATACTCTAGTCCCTCAAGATATCATTATTTGATACAAGATTAGTTACTGATAAGATATAGGAAATGCAATAATTTGGCAATAATTTTAACAAATTATAGAGAACATTTTCATTTTAAATTGTACTAATAGAACATAAACATTAGTTACTCATAAGATATAGGAAGTGCAATAATGTGGCAATAAATAATGACGTGGTGTTTATTTAACATTCCTCTCAACTTAATAGTAATTTACTCTAATCGCGAAAGTGACAAGTTTGAGTTTTTTTCTCGTGAAAGTGTGAAAAGTCTAATAGAATGGCATTGACAAGTCATTAGATTGTAGTGCTAGTTATGTTACTCAATTTGTATCTGACTTCCTTTTAATCTGAAATTCTCTttttcagatattggaggaaCTTCAAAGAGATCCTTGGCCCGTGCCAGCAGATCAACGAGCGGCACGGTGCACTGGTACAGCATTGAGTGTAGCTGCTCATTTGTTGGGTATATGTGTTCCAGGTTCTGGGGCCAGAATTATGGCATTCTTAGGTGGGCCCTCAACAGAAGGGCCGGGTGCTGTAAGTCATACCCTTTTGTTGAGTTATTAAGTATCTTAGATGACTTTTTATTTGAGACTATAATAAGATGAAATTATAaggactttttccctttttttgtttGGGGGGGTGGGGGAGTGGATGGACGTGTACTTTTCTTCTTAGTGATAGTAGAAAACGAACGGAACTatcaccaaaaagaaaaaaggagagtaGAACAACAACGAAGAGCCAACAAAAAGAAGCTGAGAAATATAATGAGTAGAAGAAAAGAGTCATGGCTAACCAGAGAAGTAGAAAAAGCAGCAAAGAAGAGAACAGGAAAAACATATTTCAAGAGGAGTCCTAATACACAAAATAGCTAAAAGTCATATGTTTTCACTTTTCTGTTGTGCCTCACTGTCAGAATGATTATTATCGCCTGGATTTTGAGTTTGCCAACTTGTTACTGAGAGGTTTTCAACTTCTTTATGAAAAGGTTTAAGGTAACAACAATGAGCCAGCAATCTGGTGGATCATCTGGAGAGAAAGAAACTCCAGAATTTTTTAAAACAACGAGGTTTCTACACTTACTCTTAAGTTAAAATGtatgtttttactttatttttggaATAACATGGCTGTTGTAAATTATTATGAAGCCATGTTAGATTTCATCAACTTACTGCACATCCTGTGAGGAATCTGTTTGGGTTGTTACTTTTGGATGTAACTTTCAGCACTCTCTTGATGCTGCTTTTACTCAATAAAATTACCTtttgaaaacaacaaaaaagagaCAACAAAATATTAAGCACGTCTATATCGGAAAAATTCTGTATCGTGTGCATGTTTTTCCTGTCCTTGAACATTTTCATTGTCAATTGCAGCACTCGGCATCTATTGTTACGTATTTGTGAGTgatatatctttttttttaaaacaaaaatcttGTGATTGATTTGTCTTAACATTGAATAATTGCAGATTGTGTCGAAGATTTTGTCTGAGCCCATAAGGTCTCACAAGGATTTGGACAAAGATTCTGCACCGTTATATCATAAGGCTGTGAAGTTTTACGAGGGACTTTCAAAGCAACTTGTGCATCAAGGACATGTACTGGATGTTTTTGCTTGTGCACTTGAACAGGTAAAAATCAAATGCTTTTCACCAGAAGGACGGTTGATATAGTTATATTTTTCACTTATTTAATCAGTTCCTAGATTATAAAATAGATGATCGAAAGACACTTCTAGCTTTAAGTGCTTAAGTTTCACCTTTTTATACCTGGTGGATTTTCTTTTATAGAGAGGTTTGGTGTTTATATGACCATGCTCTTATATAAACGCACAGGGAAGAAGGAAACATGTTCATTCATTCATACATGAAATTACAACAAATTGATAAGAGAGGGATTACAACTCTAATGATACATGTATCTAATTGCATAAAAcatcatgacatgatacacataATCCTTCATGAGCTAAATTTTGTAGTTGACTTTAAGTCAGAGGCCCCATTATTTCGTTCTTTAGACATTGAGAAGACTAAACAAGGTTTATCTGATGATATATCTAGCAAATCAAGCTTTGCATTCCTCTTTCTGAAGATGAAGGTAGTCTGAGATGCCCAAATAAAAAGAAAGTTTTATTGGTGTAAATACAATCTGTCATAATCCTGCTGTCCTTCTCTGTCCCCATAATCTACTGCTAGATTTCCTTGAGAGGCAAGCTTTACATCTTGAAGATTGAACTAATTCTTTTATGGCTGAGAGGCAAGCTATTCCTTGAAAGGCAAGCTATTTTTTATGGCTGTTCTCTTTTACTTACGTGTCATCTGTTGCATGCTAGGTTGGCCTTGCTGAACTTAAAGTTGCAAATGAGAAAACCGGAGGACTTGTTGTATTAGCCGAAAGTTTTGGTCATAGTGTTTTCAAGGATTCTCTGAAACAAGTTTTCCAGTCAGGTGGCAATGATCTTGGACTGTCATCAAAGTAAGGTTTAATTGAACATTCTTTGGTTTGTCGTCCCCTACCCCGCCccttcccaaaaaaaaaaaatgaagaaattttcAGATGAAATCTAGTACTTGAGAACCACTAATTTCTATCTAGTTTTTTGGATTAGTCTCTTTGTTATTCTTTGTTCTACTTTTAAACCTCCAATGGCATATCATTATCATGCTGTCACTGCCAAGTTATCCATATACCTCATTTCCTTTCTGAAAACTATGATGGCAGTAAACCTGTTAACATGTTTTAGTTTTGCTCTTTCCACTTTGACAATGTGTCGGGATTCAGTATATTGACTTGATTCTTTGCCAATTCCTTTAAGAATCTTGCTCCGGTTCCAATCTATCTTTTTGACCTCAATTTAATGAATTTCCATTGCACTCCAGCTTTTTAAATTCATTAATAAACTTTACTTCactcatttaaaaaaaaaaagaagctctACTTCATAAGAAACTTAAATATCTTAGGAAGTTGTTCCCTCTCTAAGAATATATATTAGTATGTATGATTCTGTTTGTGGTTTTGGAGTTTCAGTTTCTCAGCTCTCATATTGTGGCTAAGGATTCCTAGGAGACATGTGAGGGGTTTGCAGCATGAAACAATTATTAGACAACTTCTTGAAGATTGACTAGTAAACTTCTCTTACAGAAGGATCGGGGATATAGCTTGGGTTGTGCCTAACTGATGGGTTGTTTAGTGCTTTAGATTAGCTTCGAAGCAGACTTGCTTGGCCTGATATATTCAACTAATCTTTACCAGAAGTCTATTTTGCCCGCAAACCATTTTGAGACGATTGACTGGAACTATTTTGTGTTTTTTTGTGTCAATGTTAACATGTTATATGTATCTCTGCACAAAGTTCCACTCCAGATGCTGATGAATAGTCTGAATTGTTTTCATTTGTTAGCATTTATATGCTATCAAGTTCTTATTCTGTCTTACAACTTAGGTAGTATGTTTGCTTGTATGCAGCGGTATTTTTGAGGTAAATTGCTCAAAAGATGTAAAAGTTCAGGGAGTTATCGGCCCTTGTGCATCACTTGCAAAGGTATCTTTTACTAATATAAGTGCTTACTTTCTCTGATGCTTCTTTAAATACTTATTAATTGGTGTCTTTTACAGAAAGGTCCTTTGTGCTCTGAGGTTGTCGTAGGTCAGGGAAATACAACAGCTTGGAAGATGTGTGGTCTTGATAAAACTACATCGTTATGTTTGATATTTGAAGTCGCCAAGAAGGAGAACCCAGATGCAATTGCTCAATCTGCAAATCCACAGTTTTATTTCCAGTTTTTGACATAGTATGACTGAACTTATTATTTCTTGAGAATACTGACTACTGGCCGGTTTGTTTGGCTATGATCAACCATTTCCTGACTTATCAACGATATTCTTCTCCAGTTATCAGAACCCTAGTGGACAAATGAGACTCCGGGTTACTACTCTTTCTAGAAGATGGGTTGCTGGACCTGGAAGTGTACAGGCAAGGATTGTTGGTGCTCCTTATGctgtttgtttctgattttttttttttgcctatcTTTTATCCTTTTATTCTTTTGCCATGTAACCAGAAATAAATATCTGATGAGTTCAGTAGTTAAATCATGAAACTAAGGATACCAGGGTAGTTTAGATGGATTagaagagaaatgagaaagaTAGTTGCTTATCAGATTATGATAACCCGAGCTCCTTTCTGCCGACAAGGACAGGAAGTACTCAAATCTCCTCTTTGGGAATATAATCACATAATTAAGTTCAATAACTTTTTGGTTTATAATGACTTGATTATCAGTTAAAAGTAGGTGTAGTTGAGCTAGGCCTGCAAAGGCGATTCACCACTCTTTGGCCTCTTCCATTTACTATTCTTGTGGTACAGAGTGTGGTACTGGGGAATCATCTTGACGCCCGAGCTCCTTTCTGTCCAACAAGGACAGGAAGTACTCAAATCTCCTCTTTGGGAATATAATCATATAAATAAGTTCAATAACTTTTTGATTTATAACGACTTGGTTATCATTTAAAAGTAGGTATAGTTGAGCTAGGTCTGCAAAGGCGATGCACCACTCTTTGGGCTCTTCCATTCACTAGTCTTGTGGTACACAGTGCGGTACCTTTGCAGATTGATAGTCTGGGGAGTCATCTTGACGCTATTTGCAGTGCATGCTAGGCTTGTGTGCTTAGATAATCCATAACGTAAGCTTGTATTAGATACTATAAGAAGTACAAAAGGACTGAGGGGACTAAGAAAGGTATCTAATGCACATTTGTTGACTAGTTTTACGCAGATTAAGTTCCTATTGTCAATAAATGTGTCAGATACTAAGAAAAATTACAATGGGACTGGGGACTAAATTCGGAAGTTACAAAGTTATCTGCTTAGTGACAATTATGCCCCTTAAATTGAAGTCCTGGTATATTTTATTCATGGTCATGTTAGAGCTAAAGAAAATAGCCTGTAGTTACATCTTATGCTTATCGATCTTGCTGTTTCAGTAAAAAgtttgtcttctttattttatagGACCTCATTGCTGGATTTGATCAAGAAGCAGCTGCTGTGGTAATGTCACGGCAAGTTTCTTTCAAAATGGAAACCGAGGTATCATCCTCTTGGTCTTACTACAGATGATTTAACCTTATATCTGgttgtattctttattttctgtCCAAAAGGTTTTGCTTTCTTTACTATGACATGGACCAGGTTATGCTTTATTTCCAGTTATCTTTCATTGTTGTTTCTTTACCTTTTTGAAACCCACTTCCACTTTCTTCTGCAGGCTGATTTTGATCCCATCAGATGGCTGGATAAGTCATTGATACACATATGTTCGCGATTTGGTGACTACCAAAAAGACAGTCCATCCTCTTTTACGCTTTCTCCTCGTTTTTCAATATTTCCCCAGTTTATGTTTCACTTGCGGCGGTCTCAGTTTGTCCAGGTATATATTCATCTTGATTGTAAACATCAAGCATATTACTTTCTTACATTTCTGCTTCTACCATCATGCTCAGTCAGTAAGCATAAACTCTGGCTCAGGTCTTTGGCAACAGTCCAGATGAGACGGCATATTTTAGAATGATTCTGAACCGGGAAAATGTTGCCAACTCAGTTGTGATGATCCAGCCCTCTTTGATAACTTATTCTTTTCAATCTGGTCCAGAACCAGTCCTCCTTGATGTGGCGGCAATTGCTGCTGACAGAATCCTTCTTTTAGATTCGTTTTTTAC
It encodes the following:
- the LOC107789170 gene encoding protein transport protein SEC23 C isoform X2 translates to MTEFLELETQDAVRMPWNVLPGSKSEAAQCVIPVSAIYTPLKPFPNTPTLPYAPLRCRNCRSVLNPFSIVDFSSTKIWICCFCLQRNHFPQNYQSISETNMPAELFPQYTTIEYESPTEKAAMTNPVFLFVIDTCVIEEEIGYLKSSLLQVLGTLPENCLIGLITFGTYVHVHELGFGQIPKVYVFKGSKEVSKDQVLEQMGFFANKPKPITGVIAGVRDGLSQESISRFLLPASECEFTLNSILEELQRDPWPVPADQRAARCTGTALSVAAHLLGICVPGSGARIMAFLGGPSTEGPGAIVSKILSEPIRSHKDLDKDSAPLYHKAVKFYEGLSKQLVHQGHVLDVFACALEQVGLAELKVANEKTGGLVVLAESFGHSVFKDSLKQVFQSGGNDLGLSSNGIFEVNCSKDVKVQGVIGPCASLAKKGPLCSEVVVGQGNTTAWKMCGLDKTTSLCLIFEVAKKENPDAIAQSANPQFYFQFLTYYQNPSGQMRLRVTTLSRRWVAGPGSVQDLIAGFDQEAAAVVMSRQVSFKMETEADFDPIRWLDKSLIHICSRFGDYQKDSPSSFTLSPRFSIFPQFMFHLRRSQFVQVFGNSPDETAYFRMILNRENVANSVVMIQPSLITYSFQSGPEPVLLDVAAIAADRILLLDSFFTIVVFHGSTIAQWRKAGYHEQPEHQAFAQLLKTPREDAEAIIRERFPVPRLVICDQYGSQSYIWHSPPFFGEGSVACSGH
- the LOC107789170 gene encoding protein transport protein SEC23 C isoform X1, which translates into the protein MTEFLELETQDAVRMPWNVLPGSKSEAAQCVIPVSAIYTPLKPFPNTPTLPYAPLRCRNCRSVLNPFSIVDFSSTKIWICCFCLQRNHFPQNYQSISETNMPAELFPQYTTIEYESPTEKAAMTNPVFLFVIDTCVIEEEIGYLKSSLLQVLGTLPENCLIGLITFGTYVHVHELGFGQIPKVYVFKGSKEVSKDQVLEQMGFFANKPKPITGVIAGVRDGLSQESISRFLLPASECEFTLNSILEELQRDPWPVPADQRAARCTGTALSVAAHLLGICVPGSGARIMAFLGGPSTEGPGAIVSKILSEPIRSHKDLDKDSAPLYHKAVKFYEGLSKQLVHQGHVLDVFACALEQVGLAELKVANEKTGGLVVLAESFGHSVFKDSLKQVFQSGGNDLGLSSNGIFEVNCSKDVKVQGVIGPCASLAKKGPLCSEVVVGQGNTTAWKMCGLDKTTSLCLIFEVAKKENPDAIAQSANPQFYFQFLTYYQNPSGQMRLRVTTLSRRWVAGPGSVQDLIAGFDQEAAAVVMSRQVSFKMETEADFDPIRWLDKSLIHICSRFGDYQKDSPSSFTLSPRFSIFPQFMFHLRRSQFVQVFGNSPDETAYFRMILNRENVANSVVMIQPSLITYSFQSGPEPVLLDVAAIAADRILLLDSFFTIVVFHGSTIAQWRKAGYHEQPEHQAFAQLLKTPREDAEAIIRERFPVPRLVICDQYGSQARFMLAKLNPSATYNSDAPPIPGGDIIFTDDVSFEVFLDHLQRLAVH